The following coding sequences are from one Arachis hypogaea cultivar Tifrunner chromosome 7, arahy.Tifrunner.gnm2.J5K5, whole genome shotgun sequence window:
- the LOC112702171 gene encoding NDR1/HIN1-like protein 13, producing the protein MLPFTGSHGNSTLLIHQLDTSIAHSSVSISHFAFPFQFQFSFHLHFAETHNLLHLSLGTRPSLTSMADRVHPHDSPSPTVSQIDSSDAAVAPKPSLPPDGKPVPPPGTYVIKIPKDQIYRVPPPENARRFAKYTDKKSKRSYGGGGRRRCSFCCCFSWFIGVLFIIALLIGIAAGVLYLVFKPKSPHYSIDHIGIKAMNLTTAVISPEFNITVKADNPNDRIGIRYETDSSAEIFFKGVKLCDGALPAFYQPPKNITVFMTPLKGNGIKLKSEDEKALVDAQTKRQVPLNVKLVAPVKIKVGSVESWKITVKIDCDVTVDQLTVQSKILSKKCNYKLDLWLFKI; encoded by the coding sequence ATGCTACCCTTTACAGGCTCACACGGAAACTCTACTCTTCTTATTCATCAGTTAGACACCAGCATTGCTCACTCTTCCGTTAGCATTTCGCATTTCGCATTTccatttcaatttcaattctcaTTTCATTTGCATTTCGCAGAGACACATAACCTCCTCCACCTTTCACTCGGGACTCGTCCCTCACTCACCTCAATGGCCGACCGAGTTCACCCGCACGACTCACCGTCGCCGACCGTCTCTCAAATCGACTCCTCCGACGCCGCCGTCGCACCGAAGCCTAGTCTTCCGCCGGATGGGAAACCCGTTCCGCCTCCGGGAACCTACGTCATCAAGATTCCGAAGGACCAGATCTACCGTGTTCCTCCGCCGGAGAATGCTCGCCGCTTCGCCAAATACACCGACAAAAAAAGTAAACGGAGCTACGGCGGTGGCGGTCGTCGCCGCTGCagcttctgctgctgcttctccTGGTTCATCGGAGTCCTCTTCATCATCGCCTTGCTCATTGGAATCGCCGCCGGCGTACTCTACTTAGTTTTCAAGCCGAAGTCTCCGCACTACTCCATCGACCACATCGGAATCAAAGCAATGAACCTCACCACGGCGGTGATCTCGCCAGAGTTCAACATTACCGTCAAGGCTGATAACCCTAACGACAGGATTGGAATCCGTTACGAAACGGATAGCTCGGCTGAAATATTCTTTAAAGGCGTGAAGCTCTGTGACGGAGCGTTGCCGGCGTTTTACCAGCCGCCAAAAAACATCACGGTGTTTATGACGCCGTTGAAGGGTAACGGTATCAAGCTGAAGAGCGAGGATGAGAAGGCGTTGGTGGATGCGCAGACCAAACGGCAGGTGCCGTTGAACGTTAAGTTAGTTGCGCCGGTGAAGATAAAAGTTGGTTCCGTTGAGTCGTGGAAGATCACCGTTAAGATTGACTGTGATGTAACAGTAGACCAGCTAACGGTGCAGTCGAAGATTCTTTCTAAAAAATGTAATTACAAGCTGGATCTTTGgttatttaaaatatga
- the LOC112702172 gene encoding uncharacterized protein, translating into MGNSSSRMEEDKALQLCRERKKFVRQALDGRCLLASAHVAYIQSLKTTGTALRKFIEPDGLIDPSLYTPTTNATPEPQLALSERPLSHLSFSSPSVSQRIDAAEGFSPSPSPPSSSIKFQANHMKHTSVYSKKVEEKVPVPVIGTLTSSGTPQNGSTPRYNGRSESPAFEDSTLPDGAPQWDFFGLFNPIDHQFSFQDGKGSHHVQNGDDITQLREEEGIPDLEEDEEGVSSHDEDGSQASEDEFEDEPTSEKLVQRFENLNRVNNHVQENALPATTKPLTGDVASEVELVNGEKANSPNLSPLKAVPPAVTSHPPETNKSTEKENHSQNKVIPKNFFTSMKEIESLFIEASASGKEVPRMLEANKFHFRPMFPAKENSSVASSFLKACLSCGDDPTQVPEEPAQNSVKYLTWHRTASSRSSSSRNPVGANSRDDTEAFANNLFDTSCMISGSHASTLDRLYAWERKLYDEVKASEIVRKEYDTKCKILRHLESKGEKAHTIDKTRAVVKDLHSRIRVAIHRIDSISKRIEELRDKELQPQLEELIEGLSRMWEVMFECHKLQFQIISVSYNNSHAKIAMHSELHRQITSYLEDELLFLSSSLTKWIGAQKSYLEAISGWLNKCVSFKQKSTRKRRKPQSELLREHGPPIYATCIVWLEKLNGLPVKDVVDSIKSLAADTARFLPHKEKNHGKGANHPHINGESSDNLLRDDISEDWASGFDRFRLSLIRFLGQLSSLSGASVTMYADLRQAIHKAKIIYQRRSSFSQNGHSNSQSQDVHLNSESQGDQSNSQSQVV; encoded by the exons GCCCTTAGAAAATTCATCGAACCTGACGGGCTAATTGACCCTTCATTGTATACTCCTACTACTAATGCAACACCAGAACCCCAACTGGCTTTGAGTGAGAGGCCCTTGTCTCATTTATCATTCTCTTCACCATCCGTGTCACAGCGCATTGATGCAGCCGAAGGCTTCTCGCCATCACCCTCACCTCCTAGTTCTTCCATTAAGTTCCAAGCAAATCATATGAAACATACAAGCGTTTATTCTAAAAAAGTTGAAGAGAAAGTGCCTGTACCTGTTATAGGGACATTAACATCTTCGGGTACTCCACAGAATGGTAGTACTCCTCGTTACAATGGAAGGTCTGAAAGTCCTGCATTCGAAGATTCTACTCTTCCAGATGGTGCTCCACAATGGGATTTCTTTGGCTTATTTAATCCTATTGACCATCAATTTTCCTTTCAAGATGGGAAGGGTTCTCACCACGTGCAAAATGGTGATGATATAACTCAGCTAAGGGAGGAGGAAGGAATTCCTGACTTGGAAGAAGACGAAGAGGGTGTTTCTTCGCATGACGAGGATGGTTCCCAAGCTTCTGAAGACGAGTTTGAAGATGAGCCTACATCAGAAAAGCTTGTCCAAAGATTTGAAAATCTTAATAGAGTTAACAATCATGTTCAAGAAAATGCTTTGCCTGCCACAACTAAGCCTTTGACTGGTGATGTGGCTTCTGAAGTTGAATTAGTTAATGGGGAGAAGGCAAATTCTCCTAATTTATCCCCATTAAAGGCAGTGCCACCTGCAGTAACTTCACATCCCCCTGAAACAAATAAGTCAacagagaaagaaaatcatagcCAGAATAAAGTCATCCCCAAAAATTTCTTTACAAGCATGAAAGAAATTGAGTCGCTCTTTATTGAAGCTTCTGCATCTGGTAAAGAGGTTCCAAGGATGCTTGAAGCAAATAAATTTCACTTTCGTCCAATGTTCCCCGCAAAAGAAA ATAGTTCTGTGGCATCATCTTTCTTGAAAGCATGTTTGTCTTGCGGGGATGACCCTACTCAAGTTCCAGAAG AACCTGCTCAAAACTCTGTTAAGTACTTAACTTGGCATAGAACTGCATCATCTCGATCTTCCTCATCCAGAAACCCTGTGGGAGCAAACTCAAGAGATGATACAGAGGCCTTTGCAAATAATCTCTTTGACACGTCTTGTATGATATCCGGTAGCCATGCATCAACTTTGGATAGGCTATATGCCTGGGAAAGAAAGCTCTATGATGAAGTGAAG GCTAGTGAGATTGTCAGGAAGGAATATGACACGAAGTGTAAAATCTTGAGGCACCTGGAATCAAAAGGAGAAAAGGCTCATACAATTGATAAAACACGAGCTGTTGTCAAGGATCTGCACTCAAGAATCAGAGTTGCGATTCACAGGATTGACTCTATATCAAAGAGGATTGAAGAATTAAGGGACAAAGAGCTTCAGCCACAACTTGAGGAGTTGATTGAAGG GTTAAGCAGGATGTGGGAAGTGATGTTTGAATGTCACAAGCTTCAGTTTCAGATCATTTCGGTATCGTATAACAATAGTCATGCTAAAATCGCCATGCATTCTGAATTACATAGGCAGATTACCAGCTATCTTGAAGATGAACTCCTCTTTCTATCATCAAGCTTGACCAAGTGGATTGGAGCTCAGAAATCATATCTGGAGGCTATATCCGGATGGCTCAACAAATGTGTTTCGTTTAAACAAAAGTCAACCAGGAAGAGAAGGAAGCCACAATCTGAGCTCCTGAGAGAACATGGCCCTCCAATATATGCCACTTGCATTGTCTGGTTGGAGAAGCTCAATGGGTTACCTGTAAAGGATGTTGTGGATTCTATTAAGAGCTTAGCAGCCGACACTGCCCGGTTCTTGCCACATAAAGAGAAGAACCATGGAAAAGGTGCAAATCATCCTCATATTAATGGCGAATCATCAGATAACTTATTGAGAGATGACATTTCAGAGGACTGGGCTTCAGGTTTCGATCGATTTCGGTTAAGCTTGATTAGATTTCTTGGGCAGCTTAGTAGTTTGTCGGGGGCTTCGGTTACAATGTATGCAGACCTTAGACAGGCCATTCACAAAGCTAAGATTATTTACCAAAGGAGGAGTTCGTTTTCTCAAAACGGTCACTCGAATTCTCAATCTCAAGATGTTCATTTGAACTCCGAATCTCAAGGTGATCAATCCAACTCTCAATCTCAAGTTGTTTAG